In a single window of the Panthera leo isolate Ple1 chromosome A1, P.leo_Ple1_pat1.1, whole genome shotgun sequence genome:
- the SPINK1 gene encoding serine protease inhibitor Kazal-type 1, producing the protein MKVTSILLLCALVLLRLSGNTRADLLERQAKCDSEIPGCTKIYAPVCGTDGKTYSNECLLCVENKKRQNPVLIKKSGPC; encoded by the exons ATGAAGGTAACAAGCatcctcctcctctgtgccttGGTCCTGTTGCGGCTATCTG GCAACACTAGAGCTGACTTGCTGGAAAGACAG GCTAAATGTGACAGTGAAATACCTGGATGTACCAAGATCTATGCTCCTGTCTGTGGGACTGATGGAAAAACTTATTCCAATGAATGCTTGTTATGTGTTGAAAATAA GAAGCGCCAGAATCCTGTCCTCATTAAAAAATCTGGGCCTTGCTGA